The proteins below come from a single Serratia ficaria genomic window:
- a CDS encoding dicarboxylate/amino acid:cation symporter, translating into MKITIFKSLYFQVLTAITLGILLGHFYPDIGAQMKPLGDGFVKLIKMIIAPVIFCTVVTGIAGMESMKAVGRTGAIALLYFEIVSTIALIIGLVIVNLMQPGAGMNVDPGTLDAKAVAVYAEQAQQQGIIPFLLDIIPGSVIGAFASGNILQVLLFAVLFGFALHRLGEKGQLIFNVIDSFSRVIFGIINMIMRLAPLGAFGAMAFTIGKYGVGTLVQLGQLILCFYITCILFVVVVLGSIARANGFSIFKFVNYIKEELLIVLGTSSSESALPRMLDKMERLGCKKSVVGLVIPTGYSFNLDGTSIYLTMAAVFIAQATNTHMDIMHQITLLVVLLLSSKGAAGVTGSGFIVLAATISAVGHLPLAGLALILGIDRFMSEARALTNLVGNGVATVVVAKWCNQLDEKQLKDTLNNKKAGADKTLPSA; encoded by the coding sequence ATGAAAATAACTATCTTTAAAAGCCTCTATTTTCAGGTACTGACGGCGATTACGCTGGGTATCCTGCTTGGTCACTTCTACCCTGACATCGGCGCCCAGATGAAACCGCTGGGCGATGGCTTCGTCAAACTGATCAAGATGATTATCGCCCCGGTGATCTTCTGCACCGTGGTGACCGGCATCGCCGGCATGGAAAGCATGAAAGCGGTGGGGCGCACCGGCGCCATCGCGCTGCTGTATTTTGAAATCGTCAGCACCATTGCGCTGATCATCGGCCTGGTGATCGTCAACCTGATGCAGCCGGGGGCCGGCATGAACGTCGATCCCGGCACGCTGGACGCCAAGGCGGTGGCGGTTTATGCCGAGCAGGCGCAGCAGCAGGGCATCATTCCGTTCCTGCTGGACATCATCCCCGGCAGCGTGATCGGCGCGTTCGCCAGCGGCAACATTCTGCAGGTGCTGCTGTTTGCGGTGCTGTTCGGTTTCGCCCTGCATCGCCTGGGGGAGAAAGGGCAGCTGATCTTCAACGTGATCGACAGCTTCTCGCGGGTGATTTTCGGCATCATCAACATGATCATGCGCCTGGCGCCGCTGGGCGCCTTCGGCGCCATGGCGTTCACCATCGGCAAATACGGCGTCGGCACCCTGGTGCAGCTCGGCCAGCTGATCCTGTGCTTCTACATCACCTGCATCCTGTTCGTGGTGGTGGTGCTGGGGTCGATAGCCCGCGCCAACGGCTTCAGCATCTTCAAGTTCGTCAATTACATCAAGGAAGAGCTGCTGATCGTGCTCGGCACCTCGTCCTCCGAATCCGCGCTGCCGCGCATGCTGGACAAGATGGAGAGGCTGGGCTGCAAGAAATCGGTGGTGGGGCTGGTGATCCCGACCGGCTATTCGTTCAACCTCGACGGCACATCGATTTACCTGACCATGGCGGCGGTGTTTATCGCCCAGGCCACCAACACCCATATGGACATCATGCACCAGATTACCCTGCTGGTGGTGCTGCTGCTGTCTTCCAAAGGCGCGGCCGGGGTGACCGGCAGCGGCTTTATCGTGCTGGCCGCCACCATTTCCGCCGTAGGGCATTTGCCGCTGGCGGGCCTGGCGCTGATTTTAGGCATCGATCGGTTTATGTCGGAGGCGCGCGCGCTGACCAACCTGGTGGGCAACGGCGTGGCCACCGTGGTGGTGGCGAAGTGGTGTAACCAGCTGGATGAAAAGCAGCTGAAGGATACGCTGAACAACAAAAAAGCCGGCGCCGACAAAACGCTGCCTTCCGCCTGA
- a CDS encoding M16 family metallopeptidase has product MQGTRIHLIVGGLLLAAANGSVQAEALQPDPAWQQGKLDNGFAWQILDTPQRPSDRVELRLMVNTGSLVESSQQIGFAHLLPRLALARSESFTAPQLRSLWQQSVDNDRPLPPAISSYDFTLYNLSLPNNRPDLLKEALAWLSDTTGRLAIDEHTVHAVMNSSVDPIGTFPPNPQDAWWRYRLKGSTLLAHDPAQPVKRPVNIDQLKKFYQQWYTPDAMTLYVVGKVDSRSLGEQIGKAFSPLKGKRETPATMPTLTPLPPQPVSLLSEQVKQDTLSIMWDAPWHPIRDSQSLSRYWRSDLAREALFWHLQQTLEKSDQKNLHLGFDCRVQYQRAQCAIHLDTPNNNLNGSLGFIARELVNVRDNGLSQEEFDGLLAQKNDQLSKLFATYARTDTDVLMSQRLRSQQSGVVDIAPEQYQKLRQEFLSGLTLESLNQELKLQLSQDATLVLMQPKGEPEMSMKQLQETYNGIMSPAPAVVTEEARPADAGTQ; this is encoded by the coding sequence ATGCAGGGCACCAGAATTCATCTTATAGTTGGTGGGCTGCTATTGGCTGCAGCCAACGGCAGCGTGCAGGCTGAAGCACTACAACCCGATCCCGCCTGGCAGCAGGGCAAACTGGACAACGGGTTTGCATGGCAGATCCTGGATACGCCCCAGCGGCCGAGCGATCGCGTCGAACTGCGGCTGATGGTCAATACCGGCTCCCTGGTGGAGTCTTCCCAACAGATCGGCTTCGCCCATCTGTTGCCGCGCCTGGCGCTGGCGCGCAGCGAAAGCTTTACCGCGCCGCAGCTTCGTTCGCTGTGGCAGCAGAGCGTGGACAATGATCGGCCGCTGCCGCCGGCCATCAGCTCTTACGACTTCACCCTCTACAACCTCAGCCTGCCGAACAACCGCCCCGATCTGCTGAAAGAAGCGCTGGCGTGGCTGTCCGACACCACCGGCAGGCTGGCGATCGACGAGCATACGGTGCATGCGGTGATGAATTCCAGCGTGGATCCGATCGGCACCTTCCCGCCAAACCCGCAAGACGCCTGGTGGCGCTACCGCCTGAAGGGCTCGACCTTGCTGGCGCACGATCCCGCGCAGCCGGTGAAACGGCCGGTCAATATCGATCAGCTGAAAAAATTCTACCAGCAGTGGTACACCCCGGACGCCATGACGCTGTACGTGGTCGGCAAGGTCGACAGCCGCAGCCTCGGTGAGCAGATCGGCAAAGCCTTCTCGCCGCTGAAAGGCAAGCGCGAGACCCCGGCCACCATGCCGACGCTGACGCCGTTGCCGCCGCAGCCGGTGAGCCTGCTCAGCGAGCAGGTGAAGCAGGACACGCTGTCGATCATGTGGGATGCGCCCTGGCACCCGATCCGCGACTCGCAGAGCCTGAGCCGTTACTGGCGCAGCGATCTGGCGCGCGAAGCGCTGTTCTGGCACCTCCAGCAAACCCTGGAAAAGAGCGATCAGAAGAACCTGCATTTGGGCTTTGACTGCCGGGTGCAATATCAGCGCGCGCAGTGCGCCATTCACCTGGATACGCCGAATAACAACCTGAACGGCAGCCTGGGCTTTATCGCCCGCGAATTGGTCAACGTCCGCGACAACGGGCTGTCGCAGGAAGAGTTCGACGGCCTGCTGGCGCAGAAAAACGATCAGCTGAGCAAGCTGTTCGCCACCTATGCGCGCACCGATACCGACGTGCTGATGAGCCAGCGCCTGCGTTCCCAGCAGAGCGGGGTGGTGGATATCGCGCCCGAGCAGTACCAGAAGCTGCGCCAGGAGTTCCTGTCCGGCCTGACGCTGGAATCGCTGAATCAGGAGCTGAAGCTGCAGCTTTCTCAGGACGCGACCCTGGTGCTGATGCAGCCGAAAGGCGAGCCGGAAATGAGCATGAAGCAGCTGCAGGAAACCTACAACGGCATCATGTCGCCGGCGCCCGCCGTGGTGACGGAAGAGGCCAGGCCGGCCGACGCCGGCACGCAGTAG
- the ppiC gene encoding peptidylprolyl isomerase PpiC, translated as MAKTACALHILVDNEKLANELLAKLKRGVSFDTLARKYSSCPSKRNGGSLGEFNKGTMVAAFDKAVFSIPLLKPYGPVKTQFGYHIIKVLYRN; from the coding sequence ATGGCAAAGACGGCGTGCGCCCTGCACATACTGGTGGATAATGAAAAGCTGGCCAACGAACTGCTGGCCAAGCTAAAGCGCGGCGTCAGCTTCGATACGCTGGCGCGCAAATACTCGAGCTGCCCGTCGAAACGCAACGGCGGCTCATTGGGTGAATTCAACAAGGGCACCATGGTGGCCGCCTTCGACAAGGCGGTATTCAGCATTCCGCTGCTGAAACCCTACGGCCCGGTCAAAACCCAGTTCGGTTACCACATCATCAAGGTACTGTACCGCAATTGA
- the rep gene encoding DNA helicase Rep — MRLNPSQQQAVEFVTGPCLVLAGAGSGKTRVITNKIAHLIHHCGYQARHIAAVTFTNKAAREMKERVAQTMGRKEARGLMISTFHTLGLEIIKREYAALEMKSNFSLFDDQDQLALLKELTEKWLESDKTLVAQLISTISNWKNDLVDPKRAMELARSERDKLFAHCYGLYHAHMRACNVLDFDDLILLPTLLLQRNEEVRERWQNRIRYLLVDEYQDTNTSQYELVKLLVGNRARFTVVGDDDQSIYSWRGARPQNLVLLKEDFPALQVIKLEQNYRSSERILKAANILIANNPHVFEKRLFSELGYGEELKVVTANNEDHEAERVVGELIAHHFVKKTNYSDYAILYRGNHQSRLFEKMLMQNRIPYKISGGTSFFSRPEIKDLLAYLRVLTNADDDSAFLRIVNTPKREIGPATLQKLGEWANQRNKSLFRASFDLGLGQHLTGRGLESLQRFTHWLDGIAQLAEREPVAAVRDLIRGVDYESWLFETSPSPKAAEMRMKNVNTLFGWMTEMLEGSELDEPMTLTQVVTRFTLRDMMERGESEEELDQVQLMTLHASKGLEFPYVFLVGMEEGLLPHQSSIDEDNVDEERRLAYVGITRAQKELIFTLCRERRQYGELVRPEPSRFLLELPQDDLAWESERKVVSPQERMQKGQSHLANIRAQLAKAKGEG, encoded by the coding sequence ATGCGATTAAACCCCAGCCAACAACAAGCCGTCGAATTCGTTACCGGGCCCTGCCTGGTGCTGGCCGGTGCAGGTTCCGGCAAGACGCGCGTCATCACCAACAAGATTGCCCACCTGATCCACCATTGCGGTTATCAGGCGCGGCACATCGCCGCCGTGACCTTTACCAACAAGGCCGCGCGCGAGATGAAAGAGCGTGTGGCGCAAACCATGGGGCGCAAAGAGGCGCGCGGGCTGATGATTTCCACCTTCCATACCCTGGGGCTGGAGATCATCAAGCGGGAGTATGCGGCGCTGGAGATGAAGTCCAACTTCTCGCTGTTCGACGATCAGGATCAGCTGGCGCTGCTGAAAGAGCTGACCGAGAAATGGCTGGAAAGCGACAAAACGCTGGTGGCGCAGCTTATTTCCACCATTTCCAACTGGAAAAACGACCTGGTCGATCCCAAACGGGCGATGGAGCTGGCGCGCTCCGAACGCGACAAGCTGTTCGCCCACTGCTACGGCCTGTACCACGCCCATATGCGGGCCTGCAACGTGCTGGACTTCGACGATTTAATCCTGCTGCCGACCCTGCTGCTGCAGCGCAATGAAGAGGTGCGCGAACGCTGGCAAAACCGCATTCGTTACCTGCTGGTGGACGAATATCAGGATACCAACACCAGCCAGTATGAGCTGGTGAAGCTGTTGGTGGGCAACCGCGCGCGCTTTACCGTGGTGGGCGACGATGACCAGTCTATCTACTCCTGGCGCGGCGCGCGGCCGCAGAACCTGGTGCTGCTGAAAGAGGATTTCCCGGCGCTGCAGGTGATCAAGCTGGAGCAGAACTATCGCTCCAGCGAGCGCATCCTGAAAGCGGCCAATATCCTGATCGCCAATAACCCGCACGTATTTGAAAAGCGGCTGTTTTCCGAGCTCGGCTACGGCGAAGAGCTGAAGGTGGTCACCGCCAATAACGAAGACCACGAGGCCGAACGGGTGGTCGGCGAACTGATCGCCCATCACTTCGTGAAGAAGACTAATTACAGCGATTACGCGATCCTCTACCGCGGCAACCACCAGTCGCGGCTGTTTGAAAAGATGCTGATGCAGAACCGCATCCCGTACAAAATTTCCGGCGGCACCTCGTTCTTCTCACGGCCGGAGATCAAGGATCTGTTGGCCTATCTGCGGGTGCTGACCAACGCGGACGACGACAGCGCCTTCCTGCGCATCGTCAATACGCCCAAGCGCGAGATCGGGCCGGCGACGCTGCAGAAACTGGGCGAATGGGCCAATCAGCGCAACAAGAGCCTGTTCCGCGCCAGCTTCGATCTGGGCCTCGGCCAGCACCTCACCGGCCGCGGGCTGGAGTCGCTGCAGCGCTTTACCCACTGGCTGGACGGCATCGCGCAGCTGGCCGAACGCGAGCCGGTGGCGGCGGTGCGCGATTTGATCCGCGGCGTCGATTACGAAAGCTGGCTGTTTGAAACCTCCCCCAGCCCGAAAGCCGCGGAAATGCGCATGAAAAACGTCAACACGCTGTTTGGCTGGATGACGGAGATGCTGGAGGGCAGCGAGCTGGATGAGCCGATGACGCTGACCCAGGTGGTCACGCGCTTCACCCTGCGCGATATGATGGAGCGAGGCGAAAGCGAAGAAGAGCTGGACCAGGTGCAGCTGATGACGCTGCACGCCTCCAAGGGTCTGGAATTCCCCTATGTGTTCCTGGTGGGGATGGAGGAAGGATTATTGCCGCATCAGAGCAGCATCGATGAGGACAACGTCGACGAAGAGCGGCGCCTGGCCTATGTGGGGATCACCCGCGCCCAGAAAGAGCTGATTTTCACCCTGTGCCGGGAACGCCGCCAGTATGGCGAACTGGTGCGGCCGGAGCCGAGCCGTTTCCTGCTGGAGCTGCCGCAGGACGACCTGGCCTGGGAAAGCGAGCGCAAGGTGGTCAGCCCGCAGGAACGGATGCAGAAGGGCCAGAGCCATCTGGCCAATATTCGCGCCCAGCTGGCCAAGGCCAAAGGCGAAGGGTAA
- the ppx gene encoding exopolyphosphatase, which translates to MLSSSTLYAAIDLGSNSFHMLVVREVAGSIQTLARIKRKVRLAAGLDQNNHLSHDAMQRGWQCLKLFSERLQDIPREQIRVVATATLRLACNAEAFLQTAEQILGCPIQVISGEEEARLIYHGVAHTTGGPDQRLVVDIGGGSTELVTGTGAQAAQLYSLSMGCVTWLERFFSDRNLGQENFERAEQAARDMVRPIAPQLRQHGWQICVGASGTVQALQEIMVAQGMDERITLAKLRQLKQRAIQCGKLEELEIEGLTLERALVFPSGLSILLAIFQELGIESMMLAGGALREGLVYGMLHLPVEQDIRNRTIRNLQRRYLLDTEQAERVGQLAANFSQQVAGEWQLDTRCRELLHNACLIHELGLSVDFKQAPQHAAYLIRHQDLPGFTPAQKKLLATLLQNQSNTLDLPLLSQQNALPPRMAQRLCRILRLAIIFASRRRDDTLPAVRLRANKDDELTVILPPGWLEQHPLRAEALEQESHWQSYAHWPLQLEEQR; encoded by the coding sequence ATGCTCAGTTCCAGCACGCTCTATGCCGCCATCGATCTCGGCTCCAACAGCTTTCACATGCTGGTGGTGCGCGAGGTGGCCGGCAGCATTCAGACCCTGGCACGCATCAAGCGCAAAGTGCGCCTGGCCGCCGGGCTGGATCAGAACAATCACCTGTCGCATGACGCCATGCAGCGCGGCTGGCAGTGCCTTAAGCTGTTCTCCGAACGCCTGCAGGATATTCCCCGGGAACAAATCCGCGTAGTGGCCACCGCCACCCTGCGCCTGGCCTGCAATGCCGAGGCGTTCCTGCAGACCGCCGAGCAAATCCTCGGCTGCCCGATCCAGGTGATCAGCGGCGAGGAAGAGGCGCGCCTGATTTATCATGGCGTCGCGCACACCACCGGCGGGCCGGACCAACGTCTGGTGGTCGATATCGGCGGCGGCAGCACCGAGCTGGTCACCGGTACCGGCGCTCAGGCGGCCCAGCTGTACAGCCTGTCGATGGGCTGCGTCACCTGGCTGGAACGCTTCTTCAGCGATCGCAATCTCGGGCAGGAAAACTTCGAGCGCGCCGAACAGGCCGCGCGCGACATGGTGCGGCCGATCGCGCCGCAGCTGCGCCAGCACGGCTGGCAAATCTGCGTCGGCGCTTCCGGCACCGTGCAGGCGCTGCAGGAAATCATGGTGGCGCAGGGCATGGATGAACGCATTACCCTGGCCAAGCTGCGTCAGCTGAAACAGCGCGCCATTCAGTGCGGCAAGCTGGAAGAATTGGAAATTGAGGGCCTGACGCTGGAGCGCGCGCTGGTATTCCCCAGCGGATTGTCCATTCTGCTGGCGATATTCCAGGAGCTGGGCATTGAAAGCATGATGCTGGCCGGCGGCGCGTTGCGCGAAGGGCTGGTGTACGGCATGCTGCATTTGCCGGTGGAGCAGGATATTCGCAATCGCACCATCCGCAACCTGCAGCGCCGCTACCTGCTCGATACCGAGCAGGCCGAACGCGTCGGCCAGCTGGCCGCCAATTTCTCGCAACAGGTCGCCGGCGAATGGCAGCTGGATACGCGATGTCGCGAACTGCTGCACAACGCCTGCCTGATCCACGAACTCGGCCTCAGCGTCGATTTCAAACAGGCGCCGCAACACGCCGCCTACCTGATCCGCCATCAGGATCTGCCCGGTTTCACCCCGGCGCAGAAAAAATTGCTGGCCACCCTGCTGCAAAACCAGAGCAACACCCTCGACCTGCCGCTGCTGAGCCAGCAAAACGCCCTGCCGCCGCGCATGGCGCAGCGTTTATGCCGCATCCTGCGTCTGGCCATCATCTTCGCCAGCCGCCGCCGCGACGACACGCTGCCGGCGGTGCGGCTGCGCGCGAACAAGGACGATGAACTGACGGTGATCCTGCCGCCGGGCTGGCTGGAGCAGCATCCGCTGCGCGCCGAGGCGCTGGAGCAGGAAAGCCATTGGCAAAGCTATGCCCACTGGCCGCTGCAGCTGGAAGAACAACGTTGA
- the rhlB gene encoding ATP-dependent RNA helicase RhlB codes for MSKTHLTEQKFSDFALHPLVLEALEKKGFHHCTPIQALALPLTLSGRDVAGQAQTGTGKTLAFLASTFHYLLNHPAKQDRQTNQPRALIMAPTRELAVQIHSDAEPLSQSTGLKLGLAYGGDGYDKQLKVLESGVDILIGTTGRLIDYAKQNYIDLGAIQVVVLDEADRMYDLGFIKDIRWLFRRMPAVDQRLNMLFSATLSYRVRELAFEQMNNAEYVEVEPEQKTGHRIKEELFYPSNEEKMRLLQTLIEEEWPDRAIVFANTKHRCEDIWGHLAADGHRVGLLTGDVAQKKRLRILDDFTKGNLDILVATDVAARGLHIPLVTHVFNYDLPDDCEDYVHRIGRTGRAGESGHSISLACEEYALNLPAIETYTGHSIPVSKYNSDALLTGLPAPKRLSRPRGGNGPRRNSAPRRGGAPRSNRKRSG; via the coding sequence ATGAGCAAAACACACTTGACCGAACAGAAGTTTTCCGACTTCGCCCTGCACCCGTTAGTCCTTGAAGCCCTTGAGAAAAAAGGGTTTCACCATTGCACGCCTATCCAGGCGTTAGCATTGCCGCTCACGCTCTCCGGGCGTGACGTTGCAGGTCAGGCGCAAACCGGTACCGGAAAGACGCTGGCATTTTTGGCGTCTACTTTTCACTATTTGCTTAACCACCCGGCGAAACAGGATCGCCAGACCAACCAGCCGCGCGCCTTGATCATGGCGCCAACGCGTGAACTGGCGGTGCAGATCCACTCCGATGCGGAACCCCTGTCCCAGTCCACCGGCCTGAAGCTGGGCCTGGCTTACGGCGGCGACGGCTACGACAAGCAGCTGAAAGTGCTGGAAAGCGGCGTGGATATCCTGATCGGCACCACCGGTCGCTTAATCGACTACGCCAAGCAAAACTACATCGATCTGGGCGCCATCCAGGTCGTGGTGCTGGATGAAGCCGATCGCATGTACGATCTGGGCTTTATCAAAGACATCCGCTGGCTGTTCCGCCGCATGCCCGCGGTCGACCAACGCCTGAACATGCTGTTCTCTGCCACCCTGTCCTATCGCGTTCGCGAACTGGCCTTCGAGCAGATGAACAACGCCGAATATGTTGAAGTGGAACCGGAACAGAAAACCGGCCACCGCATTAAAGAAGAGCTGTTCTACCCGTCCAACGAAGAAAAAATGCGCCTGCTGCAGACGCTGATCGAAGAAGAATGGCCGGATCGCGCCATCGTCTTCGCCAACACCAAGCACCGCTGTGAAGACATTTGGGGCCACCTGGCCGCCGACGGTCACCGCGTCGGCCTGCTGACCGGCGACGTGGCGCAGAAAAAACGCCTGCGCATTCTCGACGACTTCACCAAGGGCAACCTCGACATTCTGGTCGCCACCGACGTCGCCGCGCGCGGCCTGCACATCCCGTTGGTCACCCACGTGTTCAACTACGATCTGCCTGACGACTGCGAAGACTACGTGCACCGCATCGGCCGTACCGGCCGCGCGGGTGAAAGCGGCCACTCCATCAGCCTGGCCTGCGAAGAGTACGCGCTCAACCTGCCGGCGATCGAGACCTACACCGGCCACAGCATTCCGGTGAGCAAGTACAACAGCGATGCATTGCTGACCGGCCTGCCTGCGCCGAAACGCCTGTCGCGTCCGCGCGGCGGCAACGGCCCACGCCGCAACTCCGCGCCACGCCGCGGCGGCGCGCCGCGCAGCAACCGTAAACGCTCGGGCTGA
- the trxA gene encoding thioredoxin TrxA: protein MSDKIIHLTDGSFDTDVLKAEGPILVDFWAEWCGPCKMIAPILDEIAEEFAGKLTITKLNIDQNPATAPKYGIRGIPTLLLFKNGEVAATKVGALSKGQLKDFLNANL from the coding sequence ATGAGCGATAAAATTATTCACCTGACTGACGGCAGCTTCGACACCGACGTGCTGAAAGCTGAAGGGCCAATCCTGGTCGATTTCTGGGCTGAATGGTGTGGACCGTGCAAGATGATTGCTCCGATTCTGGACGAGATTGCCGAAGAATTCGCAGGCAAACTGACCATCACCAAGCTGAACATCGATCAAAACCCGGCGACCGCTCCCAAGTACGGTATCCGCGGTATCCCTACGCTGTTGCTGTTCAAGAACGGTGAAGTGGCCGCGACCAAGGTGGGCGCGTTGTCCAAAGGTCAGCTCAAAGATTTCCTGAACGCGAATCTGTAA
- the rho gene encoding transcription termination factor Rho: MNLTELKNTPVSELITLGENMGLENLARMRKQDIIFSILKQHAKSGEDIFGDGVLEILQDGFGFLRSGDSSYLAGPDDIYVSPSQIRRFNLRTGDTISGKIRPPKEGERYFALLKVNEVNYDKPENARSKILFENLTPLHANSRLRMERGNGSTEDLTARVLDLASPIGRGQRGLIVAPPKAGKTMLLQNIAQSIAYNHPDCVLMVLLIDERPEEVTEMQRLVKGEVIASTFDEPASRHVQVAEMVIEKAKRLVEHKKDVIILLDSITRLARAYNTVVPASGKVLTGGVDANALHRPKRFFGAARNVEEGGSLTIIATALVDTGSKMDEVIYEEFKGTGNMELHLARKIAEKRVFPAIDYNRSGTRKEELLTTSEELQKMWILRKIIHPMGEIDAMEFLINKLAMTKTNDEFFDMMKRS, from the coding sequence ATGAATCTTACCGAATTAAAGAATACGCCGGTTTCTGAGCTGATTACTCTCGGCGAAAATATGGGGCTGGAAAACCTTGCCCGCATGCGCAAGCAGGACATCATCTTCTCCATTCTGAAGCAGCATGCGAAAAGCGGAGAAGACATCTTCGGCGACGGCGTGCTCGAGATATTGCAGGATGGATTTGGTTTCCTCCGTTCCGGAGACAGTTCCTACCTCGCCGGCCCCGACGACATCTATGTATCCCCTAGCCAAATCCGCCGTTTCAACCTCCGTACAGGTGACACCATTTCCGGTAAGATTCGACCGCCAAAAGAAGGCGAGCGCTATTTTGCCCTGTTGAAAGTTAACGAAGTTAACTATGACAAACCGGAAAACGCCCGCAGCAAGATCCTGTTCGAGAACTTGACCCCGCTGCACGCCAATTCCCGTCTGCGCATGGAGCGCGGCAACGGCTCTACCGAAGACCTGACGGCGCGCGTGCTGGATCTGGCATCGCCGATCGGTCGCGGCCAGCGTGGCCTGATCGTCGCGCCGCCGAAAGCCGGTAAAACCATGCTGCTGCAGAACATCGCGCAGAGCATCGCCTACAACCACCCAGACTGCGTGCTGATGGTGCTGCTGATCGACGAACGTCCGGAAGAAGTTACCGAGATGCAGCGTCTGGTGAAAGGCGAAGTGATCGCCTCGACCTTCGACGAACCGGCTTCCCGTCACGTGCAGGTAGCGGAAATGGTCATCGAGAAGGCCAAGCGCCTGGTTGAGCACAAAAAAGACGTGATCATCCTGCTCGACTCCATCACCCGTCTGGCGCGCGCCTACAACACCGTGGTGCCGGCCTCGGGCAAGGTGCTGACCGGCGGTGTGGACGCCAACGCCCTGCACCGTCCGAAGCGTTTCTTCGGCGCGGCGCGTAACGTTGAAGAAGGCGGCAGCCTGACCATCATCGCTACCGCGCTGGTGGATACCGGGTCGAAAATGGACGAGGTTATCTACGAAGAATTTAAAGGTACCGGCAACATGGAATTGCACCTGGCGCGTAAAATCGCCGAGAAGCGCGTATTCCCTGCCATCGATTACAATCGCTCCGGTACCCGTAAAGAAGAGTTGCTCACCACCTCTGAAGAACTGCAAAAAATGTGGATCCTGCGCAAAATCATTCATCCGATGGGTGAGATCGACGCGATGGAGTTCCTCATTAATAAGTTGGCGATGACTAAAACCAACGATGAATTCTTCGATATGATGAAACGCTCATAA
- the wecA gene encoding UDP-N-acetylglucosamine--undecaprenyl-phosphate N-acetylglucosaminephosphotransferase: protein MNLLTMSTEILFVFLFSLAFLFVARKAAKRIGLVDKPNYRKRHQGLIPLVGGISVYAGLCFAFLISEQTIAHGKLYLTCAGILVFVGALDDRFDISVKIRALVQALVGIAMMAFAGLYLRSFGHVLGDWEMLLGPFGYLVTLFAVWAAINAFNMVDGIDGLLGGLSCVSFGALGILLYLSGHSELAFWCFAMIATIVPYILLNLGILGRRYKVFMGDAGSTLIGFTAIWLLLQSSQGKVHSINPVTALWIIAIPLMDMIAIMYRRLRKGMSPFSPDRQHIHHLIMRAGFTPRQAFVLITLAAALLAAIGVIGERLTFIPEWVMLALFLLAFFLYGYCIKRAWRVARYIKRIKRRLRRSTDNKQVS, encoded by the coding sequence GTGAACTTACTCACTATGAGTACTGAAATTCTATTTGTTTTCCTGTTTTCCTTGGCTTTTCTCTTTGTTGCCCGTAAAGCAGCAAAACGTATTGGTCTGGTTGATAAACCTAATTACCGCAAACGTCACCAGGGGCTGATTCCCTTGGTCGGCGGTATTTCCGTTTATGCCGGGCTGTGCTTCGCTTTCCTGATCTCTGAACAAACCATCGCGCACGGCAAACTTTATCTCACCTGCGCGGGGATTTTAGTGTTTGTCGGCGCTCTGGACGACCGCTTCGACATCAGCGTCAAGATCCGCGCGCTGGTACAGGCGCTGGTCGGCATTGCGATGATGGCGTTCGCCGGGCTTTACCTGCGCAGCTTCGGCCACGTGCTGGGCGATTGGGAAATGCTGCTGGGGCCGTTCGGCTACCTGGTGACGCTGTTTGCGGTATGGGCGGCAATCAACGCCTTCAACATGGTGGACGGCATCGACGGCCTGCTGGGCGGTCTGTCGTGCGTGTCCTTCGGCGCGTTGGGCATTCTGCTGTATCTGAGCGGCCATTCCGAGCTGGCGTTCTGGTGCTTTGCGATGATCGCCACCATAGTTCCCTATATCCTGCTTAATCTCGGTATCCTCGGCCGCCGCTATAAGGTCTTTATGGGGGACGCCGGCAGCACGCTGATCGGCTTTACCGCCATCTGGCTGCTGTTGCAGAGCTCGCAGGGGAAGGTTCACTCGATCAACCCGGTGACCGCCCTGTGGATTATCGCCATTCCGCTGATGGACATGATTGCTATCATGTATCGTCGTTTACGCAAGGGGATGAGCCCCTTCTCCCCCGATCGTCAACATATTCACCACCTGATCATGCGCGCCGGCTTTACGCCGCGGCAGGCGTTTGTCCTGATTACCCTGGCGGCGGCGCTGCTGGCGGCCATTGGCGTCATTGGCGAGCGGCTGACCTTTATTCCTGAATGGGTGATGTTGGCATTATTTTTGCTTGCTTTCTTCCTGTACGGTTATTGCATCAAGCGCGCCTGGCGCGTCGCCCGTTACATTAAGCGTATCAAGCGCCGCCTGCGGCGTTCGACCGACAATAAGCAAGTATCTTAA